The Virgibacillus dokdonensis genome includes a window with the following:
- a CDS encoding acetoin utilization protein AcuC: MTCTAKFVFSDNLLQYHFHEDHPFNQKRVLLATELLQATGTLPEGRIISPRMATEEELKLFHDHAYIEAVKQASKRMLPEPRATEYGLGTEDTPIFPAMHEASSYLVGGSLTAVDEVLLGKATHALNLGGGLHHGFKRKASGFCIYNDGAIAIRYIREVYNLRVLYVDTDAHHGDGVQWAFYDDPNVCTFSIHETGRYLFPGTGNVNERGIKEGHGYSFNLPIDAFTEDESFLNAYTTALTQITAFFKPDIIITQNGADAHCYDPLTHLCSTMAIYEQIPLLAHQLAHEYCNGRWVALGGGGYDMWRVVPRAWAQVWNVMHNMKPAKGELPTSWLEKWQKESPVTLPTHWEDDPSIVPVIPRKEEISEKNNLALQQLLKYTAKPSDQLKLY, translated from the coding sequence ATGACGTGTACGGCTAAATTTGTGTTCTCTGATAACTTATTGCAATACCACTTTCACGAAGACCACCCTTTCAACCAAAAACGAGTACTGTTGGCAACGGAATTGCTACAAGCAACAGGCACTTTACCAGAAGGCCGAATCATCTCACCCAGAATGGCAACGGAAGAAGAATTAAAATTATTTCACGATCATGCATACATTGAAGCAGTTAAACAAGCAAGTAAACGTATGCTTCCAGAACCAAGAGCTACTGAATATGGCCTTGGAACAGAAGATACGCCTATATTCCCAGCAATGCATGAAGCGTCTTCCTATCTTGTAGGAGGTTCCCTTACAGCTGTTGATGAAGTGCTATTAGGCAAAGCGACTCACGCATTGAATCTTGGTGGCGGTCTGCACCATGGATTTAAACGAAAAGCATCGGGATTTTGCATTTATAATGACGGTGCAATTGCTATTCGTTATATAAGGGAAGTTTATAATTTACGTGTTCTTTATGTCGATACGGATGCGCATCATGGTGACGGTGTGCAATGGGCATTTTATGATGACCCCAATGTGTGCACCTTTTCCATTCATGAAACAGGAAGATATTTATTTCCAGGTACAGGGAATGTTAATGAGCGTGGTATAAAGGAGGGCCATGGGTATAGCTTCAATCTGCCTATTGATGCATTCACAGAAGATGAATCGTTTTTGAATGCGTATACAACAGCGTTAACTCAAATTACAGCATTTTTTAAACCAGATATAATTATAACGCAAAACGGCGCGGATGCGCACTGTTACGATCCATTAACCCATTTATGTAGTACAATGGCTATTTACGAGCAAATACCTTTATTAGCACATCAATTAGCACATGAGTATTGTAACGGGAGGTGGGTTGCATTAGGCGGAGGGGGCTATGATATGTGGCGAGTTGTTCCCCGTGCTTGGGCGCAAGTTTGGAATGTCATGCACAATATGAAGCCTGCGAAAGGCGAATTGCCGACATCCTGGTTAGAAAAATGGCAAAAAGAGAGCCCTGTTACCCTTCCAACTCATTGGGAAGATGACCCTTCTATTGTTCCTGTCATTCCTAGAAAAGAAGAAATTTCTGAGAAAAACAATCTTGCTTTACAACAGTTATTGAAATATACTGCTAAACCTTCAGACCAGCTGAAGCTATACTGA
- a CDS encoding GNAT family N-acetyltransferase has protein sequence MKHEKKHYALTRETPTETITIEGPLEKEELQQYKFHEDLIAFRPPSKQFEAILNISTFPEGRIIIARTNDTIIGYVTYLHPDPLERWSEFKMDELIELGAIEVIPAFRGARIASALLEVSMMDAFMENYIIISTEYYWHWDLNGTKLSIWDYRKVMEKMMAAGGLVPASTDDPEIISHPANCLMVRIGKNVSEHSIKRFNTLRFLQRHKYRNMQGGL, from the coding sequence ATGAAACATGAAAAAAAGCATTATGCGCTAACAAGAGAAACACCAACAGAAACAATCACCATTGAAGGACCATTAGAGAAAGAAGAATTACAGCAATATAAATTCCATGAAGATTTAATTGCATTTCGACCGCCCTCAAAACAATTTGAAGCTATTTTGAATATCTCTACTTTTCCTGAAGGGCGCATTATCATAGCAAGGACAAATGACACAATTATTGGTTATGTTACTTATTTACATCCAGACCCTTTAGAACGTTGGTCTGAATTTAAGATGGATGAATTAATTGAGCTAGGCGCTATTGAAGTTATTCCTGCTTTTCGTGGTGCAAGAATTGCATCTGCGTTACTTGAAGTATCTATGATGGATGCATTCATGGAAAACTATATAATTATTTCAACAGAATACTATTGGCATTGGGATTTAAATGGTACAAAGCTTAGTATCTGGGATTATCGAAAAGTAATGGAGAAAATGATGGCTGCTGGTGGATTAGTCCCTGCTTCAACAGATGACCCAGAAATTATCTCCCACCCAGCCAATTGTTTGATGGTTCGAATTGGTAAAAATGTTTCTGAGCACTCCATCAAACGTTTCAATACGTTACGATTTCTACAAAGACATAAATACCGAAATATGCAGGGGGGATTATAA
- a CDS encoding transglycosylase domain-containing protein: MNFKEKCQALIDKWKSKLSQTSTSSRPLLQEWKELWKTGKIQRTSRISYHVVWNVILFFLIIGLIGVFFAGGVGAGYFASLVKDEPVLPYQVMKQDIYNYDETSKLYFANETYLGELQSDLYREETTLKNISPHLIDAVIATEDEYFQEHKGIVPKAIVRAIFQEVTNAKTKTGGSTLTQQLIKNQILTNEVSFERKAKEMLLALRLERFFEKEEILEAYLNVVPYGRNASGDNIAGIETAAQGVFGVSAKELNLAQSAYLAGLPQSPSMYTPFQNDGTLKDKDMLQYGIDRMKSVLKRMYESDYITKKEYKEASAYHVTKDFIEGSPSSIDKYPYLTFTIEDRAEKILAKQLAKKDGHSEKDLETDKDLQADYLELAKRDLRVNGYEIHTTIDKKMYDAMQKTTQEFAYYGPDRTYTKKNPNTGEVEKITEKVQTASVLIENSSGKILSFVGGRGYKDDNWNHAFQGKRSNGSTMKPLLAYAPAMEEGVIQPGSVIADYPKQIPGWEFGKPGNYSGGHYGLISAREALAKSHNFPVAEIYSKIINNDPASKYLEKMGFTSLTEGDHVHPSLSIGGMEHGVSVEENVNAFTTFGNNGKFVDAYMIEKITTQSGDVVYEHKADAVDVFSPQTTYLTVDMMRDVLTNGTGVYANSQLKHRGVDWAGKTGTSQEYKDSWFVATNPNVTFGTWIGYKTAYSLNDAGMSLSYGQRNIKLWAELINSATDVNPKLLAPSKNFQRPNGIVSRSYCAISGLLPSELCEKAGLVKSDIYNSKYVPTKVDDSLVSGGSMVVVNGKTIAAGPNTPSEFTIGDGLAFNPAFLKRKGYDKLSDLSILFPRTEREKWEKISGVGSSSEGAIKNDGKAPNAPSALRKSGGKLTWGKSSSKDVVGYRIYQATGPGNSFSQIGHTTSTSYNINSGNARYYVKAVDYFGKESTASAELIVGDTKKEEPETPDKESNKEAENPSNADQEEQQAETTDETDKQPETPEDDDDKDNTEENQDTEGDDTPEETTEE; encoded by the coding sequence ATGAATTTTAAAGAAAAATGTCAAGCTTTAATCGATAAATGGAAATCTAAATTAAGCCAAACAAGTACATCTTCCCGACCATTGCTTCAAGAATGGAAGGAATTATGGAAAACAGGCAAAATCCAGCGAACTTCACGCATTTCCTATCATGTAGTTTGGAATGTTATTCTATTTTTTCTTATCATAGGTTTAATCGGTGTGTTTTTTGCTGGTGGTGTAGGTGCTGGATATTTCGCTTCGCTGGTCAAGGACGAACCTGTCCTACCGTATCAGGTGATGAAGCAAGACATATACAATTACGATGAAACGTCCAAATTGTATTTTGCGAATGAAACTTACTTAGGTGAATTGCAATCGGATCTTTACAGGGAAGAAACAACCTTGAAAAACATATCCCCGCATTTAATTGATGCGGTTATTGCAACGGAAGATGAGTATTTTCAAGAACATAAAGGTATTGTCCCAAAAGCGATTGTTCGGGCTATTTTTCAAGAAGTAACCAACGCCAAGACGAAAACAGGTGGAAGCACACTAACACAACAACTCATCAAAAACCAAATTTTAACCAATGAAGTTTCTTTTGAGCGGAAAGCAAAAGAGATGTTACTCGCTTTACGTCTAGAACGGTTCTTTGAAAAAGAAGAAATATTAGAAGCGTATCTCAACGTCGTTCCATACGGGAGAAATGCGTCAGGCGATAATATTGCGGGAATAGAAACCGCTGCCCAAGGAGTATTTGGTGTTTCAGCAAAAGAATTAAACCTTGCTCAATCAGCTTATTTAGCTGGGTTACCGCAAAGCCCGTCCATGTATACACCGTTTCAAAATGATGGTACTCTGAAGGATAAAGACATGCTACAATATGGCATTGATCGCATGAAATCTGTCCTAAAAAGGATGTATGAATCTGATTATATTACGAAAAAAGAATATAAAGAAGCCTCAGCTTATCATGTTACGAAAGATTTTATAGAAGGTTCACCTTCTTCTATTGATAAATATCCGTATTTAACTTTTACCATTGAAGATAGAGCGGAAAAGATTTTAGCAAAACAGTTGGCAAAAAAAGACGGGCATAGCGAGAAAGATTTGGAAACGGACAAAGATTTGCAAGCTGATTATTTAGAGCTTGCTAAACGCGATTTACGGGTTAATGGTTATGAAATCCATACTACCATTGACAAAAAAATGTATGATGCTATGCAAAAAACTACGCAAGAATTTGCTTACTATGGACCGGACCGTACTTACACGAAGAAAAATCCAAATACTGGTGAAGTAGAAAAAATTACAGAAAAAGTGCAAACAGCTAGTGTTTTAATTGAAAATAGTTCTGGAAAGATTCTCAGCTTTGTTGGTGGCCGTGGCTATAAAGACGATAATTGGAACCATGCATTTCAAGGCAAAAGATCTAATGGAAGTACAATGAAACCATTATTAGCATACGCTCCCGCTATGGAGGAAGGGGTCATTCAACCAGGTAGCGTAATTGCTGACTACCCAAAACAGATACCAGGTTGGGAATTTGGTAAGCCAGGAAACTACAGTGGAGGACATTACGGACTTATTTCCGCGAGAGAAGCCTTAGCAAAATCGCATAACTTTCCTGTAGCTGAAATTTACTCGAAAATAATTAACAACGACCCCGCCTCCAAATATTTGGAAAAAATGGGTTTCACATCACTAACTGAAGGAGATCATGTGCATCCTTCCTTATCCATCGGAGGGATGGAGCATGGTGTATCCGTGGAGGAAAATGTGAACGCCTTTACAACGTTTGGTAATAACGGAAAATTTGTTGATGCCTATATGATTGAAAAAATAACGACACAAAGTGGAGATGTAGTTTATGAGCATAAAGCAGATGCTGTTGATGTTTTCTCTCCACAAACAACTTATTTAACTGTAGATATGATGCGAGATGTACTCACAAATGGTACCGGGGTATACGCTAATTCACAATTAAAACACCGCGGTGTTGATTGGGCAGGTAAAACTGGGACCTCTCAAGAATATAAGGATTCCTGGTTCGTAGCAACAAACCCTAATGTTACATTTGGTACATGGATTGGATATAAAACTGCATATTCCTTAAATGATGCAGGAATGAGCTTAAGCTATGGACAGCGAAATATTAAGTTATGGGCGGAATTAATTAACAGCGCAACAGATGTAAACCCAAAATTGTTGGCACCATCTAAAAACTTTCAGCGACCTAATGGGATTGTTTCAAGAAGTTATTGCGCTATATCAGGTTTACTACCTTCAGAGCTTTGTGAAAAAGCTGGTTTGGTGAAAAGTGATATTTATAACAGTAAATACGTTCCTACTAAAGTAGATGACAGCCTCGTATCTGGTGGAAGTATGGTTGTCGTCAATGGAAAAACAATTGCTGCAGGTCCAAATACGCCTAGTGAATTTACCATTGGAGATGGTTTAGCATTTAACCCGGCATTTTTAAAACGAAAAGGCTACGATAAATTAAGTGATCTCAGTATCTTATTCCCACGAACAGAGCGGGAAAAATGGGAGAAGATTAGTGGTGTTGGAAGCAGTTCTGAAGGTGCCATTAAAAATGATGGCAAAGCGCCAAATGCGCCGAGCGCATTAAGAAAAAGCGGCGGAAAACTTACTTGGGGCAAGTCTTCAAGCAAAGACGTGGTCGGGTACCGCATTTACCAAGCTACTGGACCAGGTAACAGCTTCTCCCAAATTGGTCATACAACATCTACTTCTTACAATATTAACAGCGGAAACGCACGTTATTATGTAAAAGCAGTCGACTATTTCGGGAAGGAATCTACAGCTTCTGCAGAGTTAATCGTTGGCGATACAAAAAAAGAAGAACCAGAAACACCAGATAAAGAAAGCAATAAAGAAGCTGAAAATCCATCAAATGCTGACCAAGAAGAACAGCAAGCTGAAACAACGGATGAGACAGATAAGCAACCCGAAACCCCAGAAGATGATGATGACAAAGACAATACAGAAGAAAATCAAGATACAGAAGGTGACGATACACCAGAAGAAACAACCGAAGAATGA
- a CDS encoding acetoin utilization AcuB family protein, producing MLVEEIMKTEVITLPPTATIQEALDLLNQHKIRHIPIIENDNQVTGIVSDRDVRDASPSIFESATDKHNLQHEIQSIMSQPVITIHPLDFVEEIAKIFYDKEIACLPVVREGNRLVGIVTEKDMLYTMIQLTGTHVQSSHIEIKVPHRPGILPEVTAILGKRKTNIVSVLVYPSKDDPNYKILVFRIQTMNPLPVIEDLREAGYELLAPNHIAGPNR from the coding sequence ATGCTAGTCGAAGAAATTATGAAAACAGAGGTTATCACACTACCTCCTACAGCGACTATACAAGAAGCACTGGATCTATTAAATCAACATAAGATACGCCACATTCCAATTATTGAAAATGATAATCAGGTCACAGGCATCGTTTCTGATCGAGATGTTCGGGATGCCAGTCCTTCCATTTTCGAATCCGCTACAGATAAACATAATTTACAACACGAAATACAATCCATTATGAGTCAACCAGTAATTACGATCCATCCATTAGATTTCGTGGAGGAAATAGCTAAAATATTTTACGATAAAGAAATAGCATGCTTGCCAGTTGTTAGAGAAGGAAATAGGCTAGTTGGTATTGTTACAGAAAAAGACATGCTATACACGATGATTCAATTAACTGGCACTCATGTACAAAGCTCTCATATTGAAATAAAAGTACCTCATCGGCCTGGTATCTTACCTGAAGTGACGGCTATCCTTGGCAAACGCAAAACAAATATTGTCTCTGTACTCGTTTATCCTTCTAAAGATGATCCAAATTATAAAATTTTGGTCTTTCGTATACAAACTATGAATCCACTCCCTGTTATTGAAGATCTTCGTGAGGCTGGTTACGAACTACTTGCTCCGAATCATATTGCGGGGCCAAATCGATGA
- the motS gene encoding flagellar motor protein MotS, which translates to MKRRQIKKTANKGAPKWMVTYSDMVTLILVFFVLLFSMSQIDLVKFEAISESFRNRMIFDFYPSAVPMENPTEQSSNKENGEQSNEFDSPTQLPDTTDKDASKDDGGSSLDQLLQEVETYLDKNDLNNVITATRTDQGVELVLQDSLLFNTGEAVILESGKPFLNKVSSLLHNIPNPVLVEGHTDSRPISNFRYPSNWELSGARAGSVIRYLLNENQFDKSRFSSVGYADTKPVAPNNSSANWSKNRRVEIVILEENNLQKMQEGETD; encoded by the coding sequence ATGAAGCGTAGGCAAATCAAGAAAACAGCCAACAAGGGTGCCCCGAAATGGATGGTTACTTATTCAGATATGGTAACACTTATATTAGTGTTTTTTGTGTTGCTTTTTTCCATGTCACAAATTGATTTGGTTAAGTTCGAAGCTATTTCTGAATCATTTCGTAATCGCATGATTTTTGATTTTTATCCTTCTGCGGTCCCAATGGAAAATCCAACTGAGCAATCAAGCAATAAAGAAAATGGCGAGCAGTCTAATGAGTTTGACTCACCAACACAACTACCTGACACAACAGATAAGGACGCTAGTAAAGATGATGGAGGGTCCTCTTTAGATCAACTGTTGCAAGAAGTAGAAACATACTTGGATAAAAATGATTTAAATAATGTGATAACTGCCACACGAACAGATCAAGGCGTAGAACTGGTTTTGCAGGACAGTCTTTTGTTTAATACAGGGGAAGCAGTTATTTTAGAATCAGGAAAGCCATTTTTAAATAAGGTGAGTTCTTTACTACATAATATTCCAAATCCTGTACTTGTTGAAGGTCATACAGATAGTAGGCCGATCTCTAATTTTAGATACCCTTCGAATTGGGAATTATCAGGAGCAAGAGCTGGAAGTGTGATCCGCTATCTACTAAATGAAAACCAATTTGATAAATCACGGTTTTCTTCTGTTGGCTATGCGGATACAAAGCCAGTTGCGCCAAATAATTCATCAGCTAATTGGAGTAAGAACCGTCGGGTAGAAATTGTTATTTTGGAAGAAAATAATTTGCAAAAAATGCAAGAAGGAGAAACTGACTAA